Below is a window of Streptomyces sp. NBC_01429 DNA.
GTGGGTCCAGGTGTGGGACACGGGTAGGACGTAGAGGGGGCGGTGGACGAAAGCGGTGCCGTGGCGGAGGAGGTCGAGGACGGGGGCGGCCCAGCCGTCGAACAGAGCCAACAGGCTCGATCGCACGGCCTCGACGTCGGCCAGGTCCACGTTCGTGTGCCGTTCCAGCGGCGCGCGGAACTGGGCGTACACCTTGACGTGGCCGCCGCCATTGCGCTGGGCGACGAGAGCCCGGTTCACGCCGTACACAGCCACGGAACCGTCTCCGACCAGGCGGGCGAGGTCGGGGTGGCGGATGTCGACGTCGTCGAGGGAGGTCTCGACCAGAGTGACGCCGGTGTAGTGCGGCGTCACCGGCGAGACCGCCGGGCGGATCCGGGACCAGGCGCCGTCCGCGCCGACCACGAGGTCGAACGTCTCCTGTCGCCCGTCCGCGAAATGGACCCGTACGCCATCCCGGGTCCCCGGCACCACCTCCGTCACGCCCCGGCCCCACTGGACGTCGAGAGGGCCGAGCAGCAGGTCACGGAGTTGCCCGCGGTCGATCTCGGGATTGGCCCGGTCATCCGGACGAGGTCGCCAGTCGCGCAGGACGGTCCCGTCCGCGTCCAGGATGCGCATGGCCTGCCCCTCGGGGCGGGACAGCACCTGGAACTCCGCCAGCAGCCCCGCCTTGTCCAGCGCGAGCTGGCCCAGCCCTTCGTGCAGGTCAAGCGTGCCGCCCGGGGGGCGGGCTTCGGGGGCGCGATCGCGTTCGAGGACGGCGACGGGGCAGCCATGGCGGTGCAGGACGCGGGCGAACGTAAGGCCGGCGGGACCGCCCCCGACCACGGCGATGCGTTGTCTCATGTCGATACACTGTATTGCCAATATGCAGCGTATCGCAACGGTACGGTTGTGGCCATGACTGTGTGGGACCGGCCGGAGCCGCCGACTCAACCCGTACCGCTCGACCGGGAGCGGATCGTCGCCGCCGCCATCGCGCTGGCCGACGAGGGCGGGCTGGAGGCCGTGTCCTTGCGCAAGGTCGCCGCCCGGCTGAACGCCGGACCGATGCGGCTGTA
It encodes the following:
- a CDS encoding FAD-dependent oxidoreductase, which encodes MRQRIAVVGGGPAGLTFARVLHRHGCPVAVLERDRAPEARPPGGTLDLHEGLGQLALDKAGLLAEFQVLSRPEGQAMRILDADGTVLRDWRPRPDDRANPEIDRGQLRDLLLGPLDVQWGRGVTEVVPGTRDGVRVHFADGRQETFDLVVGADGAWSRIRPAVSPVTPHYTGVTLVETSLDDVDIRHPDLARLVGDGSVAVYGVNRALVAQRNGGGHVKVYAQFRAPLERHTNVDLADVEAVRSSLLALFDGWAAPVLDLLRHGTAFVHRPLYVLPVSHTWTHVPGVTLLGDAAHLMPPLGAGANLAMLEGAELAESIATGPGDIATGPGDLDEAVRAFEERMWARAGRWAKITTAGLERLVSPDPAEALALFDQVQPS